In the genome of Raphanus sativus cultivar WK10039 chromosome 4, ASM80110v3, whole genome shotgun sequence, one region contains:
- the LOC108810957 gene encoding B3 domain-containing protein REM7-like → MAQPQELHFFQPLLPGFQTYLTIPIVFFSKHIQGKTNGNTWTLTSDATDQTWQVIQEERRLTRGWKEFAEAHDLRIGDIVIFKLEGSMVFHVTPFGPSCCDIQYTSMLVVT, encoded by the exons CGCAAGAACTTCATTTCTTCCAACCTTTGCTTCCTGGATTCCAGACTTACTTG ACAATACCCATTGTATTTTTCTCCAAGCACATCCAAGGGAAGACGAATGGGAACACATGGACACTAACATCCGACGCTACGGATCAAACATGGCAAGTGATACAAGAAGAGAGGCGACTCACCCGAGGTTGGAAGGAGTTCGCTGAGGCACATGACCTTCGAATAGGAGACATTGTCATCTTCAAACTCGAAGGTTCCATGGTCTTTCACGTCACTCCCTTTGGTCCGAGCTGCTGTGACATCCAGTACACATCTATGTTGGTTGTGACTTGA